The segment AACAAGCAAAAGGAGAAAGTGCATAATATGAGTTGGATTCTACTAGTACTCGCTGGATTCATGGAAATAGGAGGAGTAACTTTTCTTAAATTATCTGAAGGGTTTACAAGGCTAAAACCTTCATTGTTCTTTGTACTTTTCATGAGTTTAAGTTTTATATTCCTTTCAATGTCATTAAAAGAAATTCCTATTAGTATTGGCTATGGTATATGGACAGGAATAGGTGCAGCTGGAAGTGTATTAATTGGTATGTTTGCGTTTAATGATCCTAAAGATTACAGAAAACTGGCACTGGTTAGTGGTATCATCATAAGTATTATAGGGCTAAAACTAGTATCTTAATCGCGGGGTGGTCAATTGAGTAAGGGAGAAGAGACAAAATTAAAAATATTAAATCAAGCTTTAATTTTGTTTTCCGCAAAGGGCTATGAAGAGACATCTTTAAAAGATATAGCGACTAGTATTCACATTAAAGCACCCTCCATTTATGCATATTTTTCTGGTAAAGAAGAATTATTTATAAGTGTAATTGAATATGTTATGTCAGAGTATATCAATTTTATTAAAGAGCAAGAGGTAGCTACAGCAAAATTTCCTACGAAAGAACGGCTGTATTTTTTGTTACATGAACTAAATGAATATTTTAATAATAACAGCTTAGGTCTTTTTATTAAAAGGTATGGTATTGTTCCGCCAGATAAGTTTAAAGACCTACTAAACCGAAAATATAATGAATGCGAAAAGGAAATAAGGAAATTACTATATACTATACTAAAAAATCATTCAGACAACAGTCAATTTATTGATGATGAGAAGATTGTTAACTCTTTTCTTTGTATGTTGGATGGGATGCTCTTTTACTTAGCAAATTTTTCTTATGAAGAGTATGAAAAAAGACTCAATAATACGTGGGAAGTTTTTTGGAGAGGTATAGTTACATATTGATTTTTTTTAGATCCTTTCATATGGTTTGTAGTTTCATTTACACCGTACATAACGAGAGGTCGTAGAATATGTACGGAAGGCTACCATATGAAATTACTTCTTGCGGTTCTATCTTCGTAACATTAGCAACAAAATTTACGAAAAAAGCCTTTATTTTCTTTTTATTGCAGGATAGTGTTTACCTTTTGATAGGAAATCTGATAAGATATAGTTCGTTACATAGAAAGGTGGTAAAAAAAATGAATAAAACAGAATTTATTAACGCAGTAGCTGAAAAAGCAGAACTTAGCAAAAAGGACGCAAGTAAAGTATTAGAAGCAGTAACCAACTCGATTAGTGAAACACTAAAAGATGGTGAAAAAGTTTCTCTTCTCGGCTTTGGAACATTTGAAGTACGTGAAAGAGCAGCGCGTAAGGGGCGTAACCCACAAACTGGTGAAGAAATTGAAATTGCCGCAAGTAAAGTACCGGCATTTAAACCAGGAAAAGAATTAAAAGACGCTGTCAAAAACTAAAGAAATATTCGAGCATAAAAAAAGTCTATCTAACACGATAGGCTTTTTTCACTTTTTGCAAACTCAATTGTTTTCGAAAATATGAAGAATTTCTTGTAAAGATTCTTCATCTCCCGTTTGTAAGATTTCAACTATTCCTGTAGTGCTGTTATAAATGACTTCGTTTCCGTTAAGCTGTATTTGTACGGAACCATCATTATGTCTTTCTATGTTGCCATCTTTAAATTTTGTACTTAGTGAATGATAAATATCTATTAAAGACATATCAATGATGCGTTGATCATCAATCTTAACGTTTTTTGCAACTTCAAACACTTTTTCTCGTGAATCCTCAAATAGCTTTTCACCTTTATCATTTAATAAACCAGCATAATAAAGTATCCCTACAACAGCAATGGTTATCATTAAAATCTTCATACTTCGAGCTCCTTTGTTTGTCTACTTTGTCATTCACTAATCATCTGTAAAAGGTAATTAACGGTTAATATTAGGTTGTCCATAATGTTAAGGTGCTTAAACTTAAAAAAGTTTGGTTTAGTTTGCATAATTTTTGAAAATGGGGATATATATTGATTGAAAAACAACTAAGAGGCTCACTAATGGTACATTTGCTTGGTCACAAAGTAAAAATCATGATAAAAGGGGGCTGACAACATGAAAATTTGTCCAAAAGTATGGAATAGTTTAACTGTTAATGAAAAAATACACTTATTAATGGATCATATTATTTCTAGTCATCTGTGAAATTTTAGAAACATTGCGTAAATTGTATTAGGAGAGGCTTACCATCTTACTATTGCCAGTATAGAGTATGGCTCTGCATACTATTACAGGGAGTCAAAGCTATTTTCGACTTCCTAGATTATTTATTAGTATGAAATTATGAATTAGGCTACTTGTTTAACACTTTATACGTTTATTTCGGATCATTTTAGTAACCTAAAACATGAAAACTTTGGATTTTCATTGATGTGTTTCAGAAGGAATAGTCATTGAATATAATAAATTATATATAATGGAATTTATAATATGAAGTAACGTAATTAGGTGATAAGTTTGTAGAAAATAAGAAACAGAGAGTACTTCTTAAACATATTCGTAAAAAAATTGAGTCTGGAAAGATTAAGAATAATGTGGCAGAAATTATTGAACGAAGTGAGAAAAAGGTGTAGGGTAGCTACACCTTCATGCTGTATCACACAGATATAGTTTATAATTGTAAGCACTGCTAATACTATGGAATGATAGTAAGTTCCTGTCGTATATCCCCAATAAATTTATCTACATAATAAAACCCTATCGGTACACATTGAGCCTCTTCTTCAGTCTGTTGCTCATCTTGGCAGACTTCAAAATAATATTCATCTGAACTTTCATCATGTGTAGCCTCATGCCTTACAAATACGTTAGGGTTGTTTAACAACCCTAGCTCATTCAAGAGGTGATAGCGTGCTTTTTCTTCAGACATTTTATATGTAAAGAAAATAACTGATGGCTTTGAACTTTCATCACTAATCATAAAGGTTAGAAAATATGCTTCATCTCTATATATCATGGTACTTAAACCATTATGTTCATCGTAACCACCATCATGGGGTTCACCAAGAAACTTTTTAATATCTTGTATTGTTAAATTGCTTTCATCTGTATAATAATCAATTGCAGTAATTAATTCGTCTGAATCATCATTATAATCCACTGTATAGTAATAACAATTACCAAAGAGTTTTCTTTTGAGACCAAACATATAACCTTCCTCTTCAGGTTTACCATTGTCACCAAGAATGTCTTTTGACGTTACATAACCATTTAACGAATAATTACATCCGTTTAATATCCCACTCTTCGCTAATTCTAAAAAATTATTATTAATTAAAGATGGTTTAAACTTACTATCTAATACTCTAGCAAAAAATACAGCAAATTGATCTCTTGTAATTGGTTGATTCGGTTTGAATGTTTTGTTTGGAAATCCAGTAGTTATTCCATTTGCAAATAATTTGTTTATGTATGGGTAATATTCATTATCTAGTGAAACATCTGTAAAGTATTCTCCATAGTCACCTTTTAAGTCATAGCTTCGAACTAGAATTTTTGCCATTTCTCCTCTTGTAAGTGGCTCGTTTGGGTGAAAACTGTCTACTAAATCAAAAATACCTTGGTCAATTACAGCAGCAATTTCTCTATAAGCGCTATGGTCCTCTTTTACGTCAGGCAATTTCGGATTTGTAATATTTTCTGTATTTATTTCCAAGGCACGTGTAACCATTACTGCAGCCTGTCCTCTGGTAACATTATCTTTTGGACCAAATTCCCCATTATTGTAGCCTTTAATTATACCTTCTAAAGTTAGATATGCAATTTCTTCGACTGCCCAATAATCGTGTGTTACATCAGTGAATGAACCTTTAGCCTTTAAGTCGTCATTTGCTGAATGACCGATAGTAGGATTGGTTTGCAGTACTAAACCGACAAACATAGAAATAACAATCATTTTCCAAAATGAGTTTTGATTTTCCAAACTATGCATCCCCTTTAGTTTTGGTAAATTTTCCAACTTAAACATTATTAGGTGTTTTATCCTAGAAGTCAATAATAAAATCTCAATTTATGTAACTAAGTTTTCATATATAAAAGAGCCAGTAAGGTATAGATAAACACTTGGCAAAGGATCAAATCTTTATAGCTAATTGGCCGACCACTGATATACTAAAATTTGTTCAAGAGCTTTCATTCCTATATGACTGTTCTCATTTAAGTCCGTTTAATTGATTCTGATAAATTATATATGTTGCAAATGGTATAACGAATAAAAGTACAATAAGTAAGCTACTAATTATGCTTTTTTTGTTGTTTTTGTTGAAGGACAGTATCGAAATGATTAGCCCAGCTAATGCTAAAGCAAACATTAATGTTCAAATACTGCCATACGCCTCACCCCCTCTCATGGAGAATGAAGGTGACCACCCTTAGATATCCGCTATTGTATTCCAATTATGCCATAGATGCCCTATGTATGGAGCTTGCTGAGAATATACGACTAACTTTCGTGACACCTTTTCTTTTGTAAACAGCAACAAAAAAGGACTCCATTTTAGTCCTTAGTAATCTCAATAATCTTTGTGTTTAGTAAAGCTTTATAACCCAGTTCTCTTAACTCATAGCATAGTAGTGTTTAAGATAGGGGTACCGACAGAAAATGCGAATTAACAATGCTAAGTTCATGCTACCTTAGATAGAACAACATAATTATTGTGGAGGATATTTTTTGAGAAAGAGAATCATATATACATTCTTAGTGTTGTTTTTCATACTTCTAGTTATCTTAACAGCATTTCTTATTCCAGTTAGCATTGTGAGTGGTCTAGATATTTAACCTCTAACAGTAGGATTTCAATTACCTTTTATCGAACAGTATACTTCTCTCACTTCAGTCGAAGTGCAATAATAAAAAGGTGACCTTAAATTAGTCACCCAAATAAATTCGTTCTTCCCAATATTTTACGGCAGTATCGTGCATGTCTTCAAATGAGTTAAAGGACGTGTTTTCTTGTGTGAATTTATCAAGCTTTTTAATAAATGCTTCAGTTAAATTATTGATGTTAACACTTGTTTTTTTTAGCAAACGGAGAGCTATTAAAAAATTCATCATGGCATGAAAATTTTGTATATTTATTAATGAACTTTGTACTATACAGTTCACTAGAATCGACTGTCTGTAGATCAAAATCACGCGTAGTTTTATTATAGCTGTACAAGTAATCCGAGAAAAACTGCGGGATACTGTAGTCTACTTGCTCCAAATTACTCACCTCTCTTTCGTGTGAATATTTAAGCTCCTGTCGTAATTGAAGACAAGGTGCAACGAGCATTATTACATATGTGTTTATTCTTTTTTTGAAAAACAACTATGAATGGAATGAAAAATAGTCTATATAGTAATTATAAAATGAGATAGCTTGAGAAAAATGGTAATAAATTGAATGATATGTGAATTATTAATGTGTAGTAAAAATTGCTTGTAATAGGAATTCATTTCGTAAACGGTTGTTGTCCAAACTGAGCACGTATAAAGTATTAGTTTGTCGAAAAATCGCTTATCGTTTTTTATTGACTGTATGTTCAGTCAAAGATATAATGTTAATAACAACAGTGTCTTTTGAATGAAAAGCTCCGTATTAAGTATATTGATTGAGGCTTATTTATAAGGAGGGTGACAGATGGATTTAAATTATGAAGTTCATGGTGTCGGAGATCCCATTGTGATGATTCATAGCCCTGGTGTAGACATGCGTGAATGGACGTATATTGTTCCATATTTATCTCAGACTAATCAGGTCGTTATTTTCGACGTGCGGGGTACAGGGAATTCACCCGCACCAATTTCACCATCTAATTTTGTAGATGATTTAAGGAAATTACTGGATTACCTACGCATAAATACAGCTACTCTTGTTGGTCATTCAATGGGAGGACAAATTGCAACCGATTTTACGCTTACCTTTCCATCAAGAGTTAAACAACTCGTGTTAATTGCTCCTTCATTAACAGGGTTTCAATATTCACGTGAATTTACTGAATGGATGGAGCAGGTAAACGCAGCTGCCCCAAATATTAAAAAGCTTGCTAATTTGTCCCTAAGTGGTC is part of the Bacillus sp. SM2101 genome and harbors:
- a CDS encoding multidrug efflux SMR transporter, whose translation is MSWILLVLAGFMEIGGVTFLKLSEGFTRLKPSLFFVLFMSLSFIFLSMSLKEIPISIGYGIWTGIGAAGSVLIGMFAFNDPKDYRKLALVSGIIISIIGLKLVS
- a CDS encoding TetR/AcrR family transcriptional regulator; translated protein: MSKGEETKLKILNQALILFSAKGYEETSLKDIATSIHIKAPSIYAYFSGKEELFISVIEYVMSEYINFIKEQEVATAKFPTKERLYFLLHELNEYFNNNSLGLFIKRYGIVPPDKFKDLLNRKYNECEKEIRKLLYTILKNHSDNSQFIDDEKIVNSFLCMLDGMLFYLANFSYEEYEKRLNNTWEVFWRGIVTY
- a CDS encoding HU family DNA-binding protein: MNKTEFINAVAEKAELSKKDASKVLEAVTNSISETLKDGEKVSLLGFGTFEVRERAARKGRNPQTGEEIEIAASKVPAFKPGKELKDAVKN
- a CDS encoding S-layer homology domain-containing protein; this encodes MENQNSFWKMIVISMFVGLVLQTNPTIGHSANDDLKAKGSFTDVTHDYWAVEEIAYLTLEGIIKGYNNGEFGPKDNVTRGQAAVMVTRALEINTENITNPKLPDVKEDHSAYREIAAVIDQGIFDLVDSFHPNEPLTRGEMAKILVRSYDLKGDYGEYFTDVSLDNEYYPYINKLFANGITTGFPNKTFKPNQPITRDQFAVFFARVLDSKFKPSLINNNFLELAKSGILNGCNYSLNGYVTSKDILGDNGKPEEEGYMFGLKRKLFGNCYYYTVDYNDDSDELITAIDYYTDESNLTIQDIKKFLGEPHDGGYDEHNGLSTMIYRDEAYFLTFMISDESSKPSVIFFTYKMSEEKARYHLLNELGLLNNPNVFVRHEATHDESSDEYYFEVCQDEQQTEEEAQCVPIGFYYVDKFIGDIRQELTIIP
- a CDS encoding alpha/beta hydrolase, which encodes MDLNYEVHGVGDPIVMIHSPGVDMREWTYIVPYLSQTNQVVIFDVRGTGNSPAPISPSNFVDDLRKLLDYLRINTATLVGHSMGGQIATDFTLTFPSRVKQLVLIAPSLTGFQYSREFTEWMEQVNAAAPNIKKLANLSLSGPNYSITMSSKQKDFLYEMTIHYMTKVFSEWENFEIIWPVPHAIDRLHEIKVPLLFIQGDKEWSDQSRIADHFKKVKLVHFFMIKGADHMLTLTHPKEIAYEIMLFLQKGLSKDATYKRNK